One window of the Oncorhynchus gorbuscha isolate QuinsamMale2020 ecotype Even-year unplaced genomic scaffold, OgorEven_v1.0 Un_scaffold_2979, whole genome shotgun sequence genome contains the following:
- the LOC124027186 gene encoding SKI family transcriptional corepressor 1 homolog-B-like isoform X5: MESIPNQQPAGRDSSSSPSSKQDVQPFSSPISLKPNQVSETALYGVHIVSLVIDGQERLCLAQISNTLLKNYSYNEIHNRRVALGITCVQCTPVQLEILRRAGAMPISSRRCGMITKREAERLCKSFLGAHNPPKLPENFAFDVSHECAWGSRGSFIPARYNSSRAKCIKCTYCNMYFSPNKFIFHSHRTPESKYTQPDAANFNSWRRHLKLTDKSSSDDVAHAWEDVKAMFNGGSRKRTLPMSGSSMSSPLKSHSTSNPTQRSSPEVPHKTLRCDEDRGRPNISLSNGVRNYPVIPVPSKSFGMLQKIQPPLFPHPYGFPAFGLCQKKDDGVGETNKTNVSGVFWPGAKDSIYPSFPMFWPTAGGLPMPPYQQSPPKPPTELLSVRQSDLELSDQSDRCANTPKDSFQDSERCSSSQSTRNDEDKSGDEARSTEGLPTTPRKINYISAFRPVVKDAESIAKLYGNRDTYSGVRSGYLSPDFVSESSSYRSMSPDVDSVDDPDVDVESNRAHEDEESVQLSVEDRQSPPPLNSAHSGPEDSRELGTSPGPQPEDPHSGSSDDERQGGQVSERHDTPVYEVYTHEKDGHMPLNGPSTFGSKHSSPLQSNGVLHVSDPHKQRSPTREDVPQRTYQDQAKESPPCNGALRQHDVSRIQEKDIENMAKDNFQDQMKRELSYREEMVQQLHIVRDTLCSELDQERKARYAIQQKLKEAHDALHHFSCKMLTPRHCTGACTFKPPLLPP, encoded by the exons ATGGAGTCGATACCCAATCAACAACCAGCGGGACGAGACTCCAGCTCTTCCCCCAGCTCCAAGCAGGACGTTCAGCCCTTCTCCAGCCCCATCTCCCTGAAGCCTAACCAAGTCAGCGAGACCGCGTTGTATGGAGTGCACATCGTGTCTTTGGTCATAGATGGCCAGGAAAGACTTTGCTTGGCGCAGATATCCAACACATTGCTAAAGAACTACAGTTACAACGAAATCCATAACCGACGCGTTGCTCTTGGAATCACCTGCGTCCAGTGCACGCCCGTCCAGCTCGAGATACTGAGGCGCGCTGGCGCCATGCCAATCTCCTCGCGGCGCTGCGGTATGATCACTAAGCGGGAGGCGGAGAGGCTATGTAAATCATTCCTTGGTGCTCACAACCCACCAAAGCTACCGGAAAATTTCGCTTTTGATGTCTCTCATGAATGCGCGTGGGGAAGCAGAGGTAGCTTCATACCTGCCAGGTATAACAGCTCGAGGGCCAAGTGCATTAAATGCACATATTGTAACATGTATTTTTCCCCGAATAAATTCATATTCCACTCCCATCGCACTCCCGAGTCCAAGTATACACAGCCAGACGCAGCAAACTTCAATTCGTGGAGGCGCCATCTCAAACTAACAGACAAAAGCTCGTCGGATGATGTTGCCCACGCGTGGGAGGATGTTAAAGCGATGTTCAACGGGGGAAGTCGTAAGAGGACGCTACCTATGAGTGGGTCATCCATGTCCTCTCCTTTGAAGTCACATTCCACCAGTAACCCAACTCAAAGAAGTTCCCCCGAGGTACCCCATAAAACGTTGCGCTGTGACGAAGAccgaggtaggcctaacatcagtCTGTCAAATGGCGTCCGGAACTACCCGGTTATCCCTGTGCCCAGTAAGAGCTTTGGGATGCTTCAAAAGATCCAGCCACCGCTCTTCCCCCACCCGTATGGATTCCCTGCGTTTGGACTGTGTCAAAAGAAGGACGACGGAGTGGGAGAGACAAATAAAACCAACGTTTCGGGTGTCTTTTGGCCAGGAGCAAAGGACAGTATTTATCCCTCTTTCCCGATGTTTTGGCCAACAGCAGGTGGCCTGCCGATGCCACCGTATCAACAGTCACCACCCAAACCACCCACAGAGCTCTTAAGTGTCAGACAGAGTGACCTCGAGTTATCGGATCAAAGTGACCGGTGCGCAAACACACCTAAGGATAGCTTTCAAGACAGCGAACGGTGCTCCAGCTCACAATCCACCCGGAACGACGAGGATAAATCCGGGGATGAGGCCCGGTCGACGGAAGGACTCCCCACAACTCCACGGAAGATAAATTACATCTCTGCGTTCAGACCTGTGGTGAAAGACGCCGAAAGCATTGCAAAGCTATACGGCAATAGGGACACGTACAGCGGTGTGCGCTCTGGTTACCTATCGCCAGATTTCGTGAGTGAAAGTTCTAGCTATAGGTCTATGTCCCCGGATGTGGATAGCGTGGACGACCCAGACGTTGACGTGGAGTCAAACAGGGCACACGAGGATGAAGAGTCAGTCCAACTGTCAGTGGAGGACCGTCAGAGTCCCCCGCCCCTCAACTCAGCCCATTCCGGGCCTGAAGATAGTCGAGAGTTGGGGACAAGTCCAGGACCACAACCGGAAGATCCCCACTCCGGGTCCTCTGATGACgagaggcagggtggacaggTGTCAGAGCGCCATGATACACCGGTGTACGAA GTGTACACACATGAAAAGGATGGACACATGCCTTTGAACGGTCCATCTACGTTTGGATCAAAACATAGCAGCCCATTGCAATCGAACG GTGTACTCCATGTTTCCGACCCACACAAACAACGTTCTCCTACAAGAGAGGACGTTCCACAGAGAACCTATCAGGACCAAGCAAAGGAAAGCCCACCAt GCAATGGGGCATTACGTCAGCATGACGTCAGTAGGATCCAGGAAAAAGATATCGAAAACATGGCTAAAG ATAATTTTCAGGACCAAATGAAGAGGGAACTGTCCTACAGAGAAGAGATGGTCCAACAGCTTCATATTGTCCGAG ACACTTTGTGCAGCGAGTTGGATCAAGAAAGAAAGGCGCGTTATGCAATACAACAGAAGCTAAAAG AAGCTCATGACGCCCTGCACCATTTCTCCTGCAAGATGCTGACCCCTCGCCATTGTACTGGAGCCTGTACTTTCAAACCCCCTCTGCTGCCTCCATAA
- the LOC124027186 gene encoding SKI family transcriptional corepressor 1 homolog-B-like isoform X3: MESIPNQQPAGRDSSSSPSSKQDVQPFSSPISLKPNQVSETALYGVHIVSLVIDGQERLCLAQISNTLLKNYSYNEIHNRRVALGITCVQCTPVQLEILRRAGAMPISSRRCGMITKREAERLCKSFLGAHNPPKLPENFAFDVSHECAWGSRGSFIPARYNSSRAKCIKCTYCNMYFSPNKFIFHSHRTPESKYTQPDAANFNSWRRHLKLTDKSSSDDVAHAWEDVKAMFNGGSRKRTLPMSGSSMSSPLKSHSTSNPTQRSSPEVPHKTLRCDEDRGRPNISLSNGVRNYPVIPVPSKSFGMLQKIQPPLFPHPYGFPAFGLCQKKDDGVGETNKTNVSGVFWPGAKDSIYPSFPMFWPTAGGLPMPPYQQSPPKPPTELLSVRQSDLELSDQSDRCANTPKDSFQDSERCSSSQSTRNDEDKSGDEARSTEGLPTTPRKINYISAFRPVVKDAESIAKLYGNRDTYSGVRSGYLSPDFVSESSSYRSMSPDVDSVDDPDVDVESNRAHEDEESVQLSVEDRQSPPPLNSAHSGPEDSRELGTSPGPQPEDPHSGSSDDERQGGQVSERHDTPVYEVYTHEKDGHMPLNGPSTFGSKHSSPLQSNGVLHVSDPHKQRSPTREDVPQRTYQDQAKESPPCNGALRQHDVSRIQEKDIENMAKEELQKQLVEQVELRKKLEREFQSLKDNFQDQMKRELSYREEMVQQLHIVREAHDALHHFSCKMLTPRHCTGACTFKPPLLPP; encoded by the exons ATGGAGTCGATACCCAATCAACAACCAGCGGGACGAGACTCCAGCTCTTCCCCCAGCTCCAAGCAGGACGTTCAGCCCTTCTCCAGCCCCATCTCCCTGAAGCCTAACCAAGTCAGCGAGACCGCGTTGTATGGAGTGCACATCGTGTCTTTGGTCATAGATGGCCAGGAAAGACTTTGCTTGGCGCAGATATCCAACACATTGCTAAAGAACTACAGTTACAACGAAATCCATAACCGACGCGTTGCTCTTGGAATCACCTGCGTCCAGTGCACGCCCGTCCAGCTCGAGATACTGAGGCGCGCTGGCGCCATGCCAATCTCCTCGCGGCGCTGCGGTATGATCACTAAGCGGGAGGCGGAGAGGCTATGTAAATCATTCCTTGGTGCTCACAACCCACCAAAGCTACCGGAAAATTTCGCTTTTGATGTCTCTCATGAATGCGCGTGGGGAAGCAGAGGTAGCTTCATACCTGCCAGGTATAACAGCTCGAGGGCCAAGTGCATTAAATGCACATATTGTAACATGTATTTTTCCCCGAATAAATTCATATTCCACTCCCATCGCACTCCCGAGTCCAAGTATACACAGCCAGACGCAGCAAACTTCAATTCGTGGAGGCGCCATCTCAAACTAACAGACAAAAGCTCGTCGGATGATGTTGCCCACGCGTGGGAGGATGTTAAAGCGATGTTCAACGGGGGAAGTCGTAAGAGGACGCTACCTATGAGTGGGTCATCCATGTCCTCTCCTTTGAAGTCACATTCCACCAGTAACCCAACTCAAAGAAGTTCCCCCGAGGTACCCCATAAAACGTTGCGCTGTGACGAAGAccgaggtaggcctaacatcagtCTGTCAAATGGCGTCCGGAACTACCCGGTTATCCCTGTGCCCAGTAAGAGCTTTGGGATGCTTCAAAAGATCCAGCCACCGCTCTTCCCCCACCCGTATGGATTCCCTGCGTTTGGACTGTGTCAAAAGAAGGACGACGGAGTGGGAGAGACAAATAAAACCAACGTTTCGGGTGTCTTTTGGCCAGGAGCAAAGGACAGTATTTATCCCTCTTTCCCGATGTTTTGGCCAACAGCAGGTGGCCTGCCGATGCCACCGTATCAACAGTCACCACCCAAACCACCCACAGAGCTCTTAAGTGTCAGACAGAGTGACCTCGAGTTATCGGATCAAAGTGACCGGTGCGCAAACACACCTAAGGATAGCTTTCAAGACAGCGAACGGTGCTCCAGCTCACAATCCACCCGGAACGACGAGGATAAATCCGGGGATGAGGCCCGGTCGACGGAAGGACTCCCCACAACTCCACGGAAGATAAATTACATCTCTGCGTTCAGACCTGTGGTGAAAGACGCCGAAAGCATTGCAAAGCTATACGGCAATAGGGACACGTACAGCGGTGTGCGCTCTGGTTACCTATCGCCAGATTTCGTGAGTGAAAGTTCTAGCTATAGGTCTATGTCCCCGGATGTGGATAGCGTGGACGACCCAGACGTTGACGTGGAGTCAAACAGGGCACACGAGGATGAAGAGTCAGTCCAACTGTCAGTGGAGGACCGTCAGAGTCCCCCGCCCCTCAACTCAGCCCATTCCGGGCCTGAAGATAGTCGAGAGTTGGGGACAAGTCCAGGACCACAACCGGAAGATCCCCACTCCGGGTCCTCTGATGACgagaggcagggtggacaggTGTCAGAGCGCCATGATACACCGGTGTACGAA GTGTACACACATGAAAAGGATGGACACATGCCTTTGAACGGTCCATCTACGTTTGGATCAAAACATAGCAGCCCATTGCAATCGAACG GTGTACTCCATGTTTCCGACCCACACAAACAACGTTCTCCTACAAGAGAGGACGTTCCACAGAGAACCTATCAGGACCAAGCAAAGGAAAGCCCACCAt GCAATGGGGCATTACGTCAGCATGACGTCAGTAGGATCCAGGAAAAAGATATCGAAAACATGGCTAAAG AGGAACTTCAGAAACAGCTTGTCGAACAAGTGGAGCTCAGAAAAAAGTTGGAACGCGAATTTCAAAGTTTAAAAG ATAATTTTCAGGACCAAATGAAGAGGGAACTGTCCTACAGAGAAGAGATGGTCCAACAGCTTCATATTGTCCGAG AAGCTCATGACGCCCTGCACCATTTCTCCTGCAAGATGCTGACCCCTCGCCATTGTACTGGAGCCTGTACTTTCAAACCCCCTCTGCTGCCTCCATAA
- the LOC124027186 gene encoding SKI family transcriptional corepressor 1 homolog-B-like isoform X2 produces MESIPNQQPAGRDSSSSPSSKQDVQPFSSPISLKPNQVSETALYGVHIVSLVIDGQERLCLAQISNTLLKNYSYNEIHNRRVALGITCVQCTPVQLEILRRAGAMPISSRRCGMITKREAERLCKSFLGAHNPPKLPENFAFDVSHECAWGSRGSFIPARYNSSRAKCIKCTYCNMYFSPNKFIFHSHRTPESKYTQPDAANFNSWRRHLKLTDKSSSDDVAHAWEDVKAMFNGGSRKRTLPMSGSSMSSPLKSHSTSNPTQRSSPEVPHKTLRCDEDRGRPNISLSNGVRNYPVIPVPSKSFGMLQKIQPPLFPHPYGFPAFGLCQKKDDGVGETNKTNVSGVFWPGAKDSIYPSFPMFWPTAGGLPMPPYQQSPPKPPTELLSVRQSDLELSDQSDRCANTPKDSFQDSERCSSSQSTRNDEDKSGDEARSTEGLPTTPRKINYISAFRPVVKDAESIAKLYGNRDTYSGVRSGYLSPDFVSESSSYRSMSPDVDSVDDPDVDVESNRAHEDEESVQLSVEDRQSPPPLNSAHSGPEDSRELGTSPGPQPEDPHSGSSDDERQGGQVSERHDTPVYEVYTHEKDGHMPLNGPSTFGSKHSSPLQSNGVLHVSDPHKQRSPTREDVPQRTYQDQAKESPPCNGALRQHDVSRIQEKDIENMAKEELQKQLVEQVELRKKLEREFQSLKDNFQDQMKRELSYREEMVQQLHIVRDTLCSELDQERKARYAIQQKLKAHDALHHFSCKMLTPRHCTGACTFKPPLLPP; encoded by the exons ATGGAGTCGATACCCAATCAACAACCAGCGGGACGAGACTCCAGCTCTTCCCCCAGCTCCAAGCAGGACGTTCAGCCCTTCTCCAGCCCCATCTCCCTGAAGCCTAACCAAGTCAGCGAGACCGCGTTGTATGGAGTGCACATCGTGTCTTTGGTCATAGATGGCCAGGAAAGACTTTGCTTGGCGCAGATATCCAACACATTGCTAAAGAACTACAGTTACAACGAAATCCATAACCGACGCGTTGCTCTTGGAATCACCTGCGTCCAGTGCACGCCCGTCCAGCTCGAGATACTGAGGCGCGCTGGCGCCATGCCAATCTCCTCGCGGCGCTGCGGTATGATCACTAAGCGGGAGGCGGAGAGGCTATGTAAATCATTCCTTGGTGCTCACAACCCACCAAAGCTACCGGAAAATTTCGCTTTTGATGTCTCTCATGAATGCGCGTGGGGAAGCAGAGGTAGCTTCATACCTGCCAGGTATAACAGCTCGAGGGCCAAGTGCATTAAATGCACATATTGTAACATGTATTTTTCCCCGAATAAATTCATATTCCACTCCCATCGCACTCCCGAGTCCAAGTATACACAGCCAGACGCAGCAAACTTCAATTCGTGGAGGCGCCATCTCAAACTAACAGACAAAAGCTCGTCGGATGATGTTGCCCACGCGTGGGAGGATGTTAAAGCGATGTTCAACGGGGGAAGTCGTAAGAGGACGCTACCTATGAGTGGGTCATCCATGTCCTCTCCTTTGAAGTCACATTCCACCAGTAACCCAACTCAAAGAAGTTCCCCCGAGGTACCCCATAAAACGTTGCGCTGTGACGAAGAccgaggtaggcctaacatcagtCTGTCAAATGGCGTCCGGAACTACCCGGTTATCCCTGTGCCCAGTAAGAGCTTTGGGATGCTTCAAAAGATCCAGCCACCGCTCTTCCCCCACCCGTATGGATTCCCTGCGTTTGGACTGTGTCAAAAGAAGGACGACGGAGTGGGAGAGACAAATAAAACCAACGTTTCGGGTGTCTTTTGGCCAGGAGCAAAGGACAGTATTTATCCCTCTTTCCCGATGTTTTGGCCAACAGCAGGTGGCCTGCCGATGCCACCGTATCAACAGTCACCACCCAAACCACCCACAGAGCTCTTAAGTGTCAGACAGAGTGACCTCGAGTTATCGGATCAAAGTGACCGGTGCGCAAACACACCTAAGGATAGCTTTCAAGACAGCGAACGGTGCTCCAGCTCACAATCCACCCGGAACGACGAGGATAAATCCGGGGATGAGGCCCGGTCGACGGAAGGACTCCCCACAACTCCACGGAAGATAAATTACATCTCTGCGTTCAGACCTGTGGTGAAAGACGCCGAAAGCATTGCAAAGCTATACGGCAATAGGGACACGTACAGCGGTGTGCGCTCTGGTTACCTATCGCCAGATTTCGTGAGTGAAAGTTCTAGCTATAGGTCTATGTCCCCGGATGTGGATAGCGTGGACGACCCAGACGTTGACGTGGAGTCAAACAGGGCACACGAGGATGAAGAGTCAGTCCAACTGTCAGTGGAGGACCGTCAGAGTCCCCCGCCCCTCAACTCAGCCCATTCCGGGCCTGAAGATAGTCGAGAGTTGGGGACAAGTCCAGGACCACAACCGGAAGATCCCCACTCCGGGTCCTCTGATGACgagaggcagggtggacaggTGTCAGAGCGCCATGATACACCGGTGTACGAA GTGTACACACATGAAAAGGATGGACACATGCCTTTGAACGGTCCATCTACGTTTGGATCAAAACATAGCAGCCCATTGCAATCGAACG GTGTACTCCATGTTTCCGACCCACACAAACAACGTTCTCCTACAAGAGAGGACGTTCCACAGAGAACCTATCAGGACCAAGCAAAGGAAAGCCCACCAt GCAATGGGGCATTACGTCAGCATGACGTCAGTAGGATCCAGGAAAAAGATATCGAAAACATGGCTAAAG AGGAACTTCAGAAACAGCTTGTCGAACAAGTGGAGCTCAGAAAAAAGTTGGAACGCGAATTTCAAAGTTTAAAAG ATAATTTTCAGGACCAAATGAAGAGGGAACTGTCCTACAGAGAAGAGATGGTCCAACAGCTTCATATTGTCCGAG ACACTTTGTGCAGCGAGTTGGATCAAGAAAGAAAGGCGCGTTATGCAATACAACAGAAGCTAAAAG CTCATGACGCCCTGCACCATTTCTCCTGCAAGATGCTGACCCCTCGCCATTGTACTGGAGCCTGTACTTTCAAACCCCCTCTGCTGCCTCCATAA
- the LOC124027186 gene encoding SKI family transcriptional corepressor 1 homolog-B-like isoform X6: MESIPNQQPAGRDSSSSPSSKQDVQPFSSPISLKPNQVSETALYGVHIVSLVIDGQERLCLAQISNTLLKNYSYNEIHNRRVALGITCVQCTPVQLEILRRAGAMPISSRRCGMITKREAERLCKSFLGAHNPPKLPENFAFDVSHECAWGSRGSFIPARYNSSRAKCIKCTYCNMYFSPNKFIFHSHRTPESKYTQPDAANFNSWRRHLKLTDKSSSDDVAHAWEDVKAMFNGGSRKRTLPMSGSSMSSPLKSHSTSNPTQRSSPEVPHKTLRCDEDRGRPNISLSNGVRNYPVIPVPSKSFGMLQKIQPPLFPHPYGFPAFGLCQKKDDGVGETNKTNVSGVFWPGAKDSIYPSFPMFWPTAGGLPMPPYQQSPPKPPTELLSVRQSDLELSDQSDRCANTPKDSFQDSERCSSSQSTRNDEDKSGDEARSTEGLPTTPRKINYISAFRPVVKDAESIAKLYGNRDTYSGVRSGYLSPDFVSESSSYRSMSPDVDSVDDPDVDVESNRAHEDEESVQLSVEDRQSPPPLNSAHSGPEDSRELGTSPGPQPEDPHSGSSDDERQGGQVSERHDTPVYEVYTHEKDGHMPLNGPSTFGSKHSSPLQSNGVLHVSDPHKQRSPTREDVPQRTYQDQAKESPPCNGALRQHDVSRIQEKDIENMAKDNFQDQMKRELSYREEMVQQLHIVREAHDALHHFSCKMLTPRHCTGACTFKPPLLPP; the protein is encoded by the exons ATGGAGTCGATACCCAATCAACAACCAGCGGGACGAGACTCCAGCTCTTCCCCCAGCTCCAAGCAGGACGTTCAGCCCTTCTCCAGCCCCATCTCCCTGAAGCCTAACCAAGTCAGCGAGACCGCGTTGTATGGAGTGCACATCGTGTCTTTGGTCATAGATGGCCAGGAAAGACTTTGCTTGGCGCAGATATCCAACACATTGCTAAAGAACTACAGTTACAACGAAATCCATAACCGACGCGTTGCTCTTGGAATCACCTGCGTCCAGTGCACGCCCGTCCAGCTCGAGATACTGAGGCGCGCTGGCGCCATGCCAATCTCCTCGCGGCGCTGCGGTATGATCACTAAGCGGGAGGCGGAGAGGCTATGTAAATCATTCCTTGGTGCTCACAACCCACCAAAGCTACCGGAAAATTTCGCTTTTGATGTCTCTCATGAATGCGCGTGGGGAAGCAGAGGTAGCTTCATACCTGCCAGGTATAACAGCTCGAGGGCCAAGTGCATTAAATGCACATATTGTAACATGTATTTTTCCCCGAATAAATTCATATTCCACTCCCATCGCACTCCCGAGTCCAAGTATACACAGCCAGACGCAGCAAACTTCAATTCGTGGAGGCGCCATCTCAAACTAACAGACAAAAGCTCGTCGGATGATGTTGCCCACGCGTGGGAGGATGTTAAAGCGATGTTCAACGGGGGAAGTCGTAAGAGGACGCTACCTATGAGTGGGTCATCCATGTCCTCTCCTTTGAAGTCACATTCCACCAGTAACCCAACTCAAAGAAGTTCCCCCGAGGTACCCCATAAAACGTTGCGCTGTGACGAAGAccgaggtaggcctaacatcagtCTGTCAAATGGCGTCCGGAACTACCCGGTTATCCCTGTGCCCAGTAAGAGCTTTGGGATGCTTCAAAAGATCCAGCCACCGCTCTTCCCCCACCCGTATGGATTCCCTGCGTTTGGACTGTGTCAAAAGAAGGACGACGGAGTGGGAGAGACAAATAAAACCAACGTTTCGGGTGTCTTTTGGCCAGGAGCAAAGGACAGTATTTATCCCTCTTTCCCGATGTTTTGGCCAACAGCAGGTGGCCTGCCGATGCCACCGTATCAACAGTCACCACCCAAACCACCCACAGAGCTCTTAAGTGTCAGACAGAGTGACCTCGAGTTATCGGATCAAAGTGACCGGTGCGCAAACACACCTAAGGATAGCTTTCAAGACAGCGAACGGTGCTCCAGCTCACAATCCACCCGGAACGACGAGGATAAATCCGGGGATGAGGCCCGGTCGACGGAAGGACTCCCCACAACTCCACGGAAGATAAATTACATCTCTGCGTTCAGACCTGTGGTGAAAGACGCCGAAAGCATTGCAAAGCTATACGGCAATAGGGACACGTACAGCGGTGTGCGCTCTGGTTACCTATCGCCAGATTTCGTGAGTGAAAGTTCTAGCTATAGGTCTATGTCCCCGGATGTGGATAGCGTGGACGACCCAGACGTTGACGTGGAGTCAAACAGGGCACACGAGGATGAAGAGTCAGTCCAACTGTCAGTGGAGGACCGTCAGAGTCCCCCGCCCCTCAACTCAGCCCATTCCGGGCCTGAAGATAGTCGAGAGTTGGGGACAAGTCCAGGACCACAACCGGAAGATCCCCACTCCGGGTCCTCTGATGACgagaggcagggtggacaggTGTCAGAGCGCCATGATACACCGGTGTACGAA GTGTACACACATGAAAAGGATGGACACATGCCTTTGAACGGTCCATCTACGTTTGGATCAAAACATAGCAGCCCATTGCAATCGAACG GTGTACTCCATGTTTCCGACCCACACAAACAACGTTCTCCTACAAGAGAGGACGTTCCACAGAGAACCTATCAGGACCAAGCAAAGGAAAGCCCACCAt GCAATGGGGCATTACGTCAGCATGACGTCAGTAGGATCCAGGAAAAAGATATCGAAAACATGGCTAAAG ATAATTTTCAGGACCAAATGAAGAGGGAACTGTCCTACAGAGAAGAGATGGTCCAACAGCTTCATATTGTCCGAG AAGCTCATGACGCCCTGCACCATTTCTCCTGCAAGATGCTGACCCCTCGCCATTGTACTGGAGCCTGTACTTTCAAACCCCCTCTGCTGCCTCCATAA